In Leptolyngbya sp. O-77, the genomic window AGACGGGCGGCGTAATTTTTTCGCACAGCGTCTTGGGCGGGGAGAATATGGACTTGATGGAACTACAAACCTGCATTTTGTCTGTGGTGACCATTGCCGATACCTACGACGACTTGATTATCCAAAAGTTTGGCGGGCAGCGGGCGTGCGATCGCCTACCCTGACCGCCCAAACCCCAACGCCCAAACCCTAACAAAGGCAGGACTTACACACTTGCGATCAGGATTCTATCGTTCAACTGCGTAAGTCTCAAAAGAAAAACACCCAGCAGCCCCCTGCCAGGTGTTATGTCGCTTCGGAAATCCGATTTTTTACTACCAAAAACTACCAAAAACGTCGCACAGCGGATGAACTACTGCTCTTTCTTAACCTGAGCGTGTAGCTCAACCCCACGGTACTTACCAATCACTTTCCCCGAAACTGTGGCGACGGCGGGAACGTTGGCTTCGTATTTGATACCGCGATAGGAGAGGTTCATAGCTGGTTTCCTTTTGAATTCCATGTTTTTAGAATAGGGCAGCAGACCCGGCCCAGACCTCATCCGAGCGTCTCACCTGAGCGGGTGAACTTCTGCCCAAGGGCATTCCCGTCGGGATTGCTTCGCGAATCGCCGCCGCCAACCCCGCCAATCGTCCATCCAAAATCTCGAAAATCTCGAATCGGTATAAGATTGAAAAAGCCTGGAGAGGTGGCAGAGTGGTCGAATGCGCTCGACTTGAAATCGAGTGTCCCAAAAGGACCGTGGGTTCGAATCCCACCCTCTCCGTTTCGGAGCCTGATGAATCGCTGCACAATCCTGATGAATCGCTGCACAATGAGGATGTAGTGGATTAGTGGATCATGGCTCAGTGCGTTAGCCACCGCTGACGGGGGGAATCAGAACCACTTCGTCGCCGTCTTGCAGCACCCAGTCCGGCGCTACGAACTGATAGTTCACGCCAAAGCGAGTGAGCGAGCGCCACTGATCCAGTTCGGGATGCTCCTGCAACAGGCGATCGCATACCTCAGCGACAGTTGCCCCCTGCGGCAGCGCCAGCACTAGCTCTGGCATACCGTAGGCTTCTTGGTAGGCGGCAAATAGCTTGATGGTCACGGTCACTGTTGGGTCAGACACACTCGACAGGCTCCAAAAACCAGGTTGAACCAGAGCCAGATCGCAGACCGGTGCGCTGCAAGCTGCTCAGGGGCGATCAGGAGCGAACAGCAGCAAACGGGCGATCGCCCCCACCCTCATTCTGGCCCAATCCTCATTCTGGGGGGCTAATCCTTAAACAGTCAAAGCTTTTGTAAAAGTATAGTAAAAAACTGCGGGAGTTTACGGCGGTGCTATCCACTCTCCCGCACACTTTCAAAGGAGATTTACGTATTGTGAGTAACCTAGACTCCGTAAAATTCCCTACTATGATTGAGAAAGTGTGAAGCTATTCTGAAAGCGTGCGCTAGAATCACAAGAATAACCAATTTCTTATTCTTAAGATTGCTCAGTTCACTGCTGTCGGTTCCCCCTGTTGACGGTCTAGAGTTAGTAGTCCTGAATGCGGAAAGGCTGAACGAGGTCGGTACGCTAGATTACGTAAGTGGAAATATCTAAACCATCTACGGCTTAAGGTTTCTGCCTGAGTGCCGCCCTGCGGGTCGGGCTGAGCCGTCACATGATCTACTTCGGGGTTTGCACTTGGTTTAACGCAACAGCACACTTCAGCACGACTTACTGAATTTCCAGGACTTGCCTCATGTATTCTGTGTCTTCTCAGGCTGACTCTTCTAGACCGTTTTTGACATGGCAGCGGATTTTAGACTGGGCCCAAGAGCATTACCGCACCCGTACCTTTGCGAAGGATGAAAAGATTCCGGCACGTCCTGGGCTGCTGTATCTGGTACAGCGAGGCGCGGTGCGGCTGGTGGGTGAGGCGCAGGTGAGCGCCAACGGCAATTCCTCTCGCCTGCCGCGGATTAATTCCGAAGAGGCGTTTTTGGGCTTTGTCGGGGCAGGGCAGCCGTTTGAAATCGTAGCCCAGTCCCCGTTTACGCTCCAGGCATTTGCCCATGTCGAGCAGACCTCGGTGATCTGGCTCTATTGGCATGATCTCGACAACTGGCCGCACTTCCGTCGGGAAGTTTTAGACGCATTTCGCTTGCAACATCAGCGCAAGCTGCTGTGGCTGAGTACGCTGGGGCAGCGCCGCACGATCGACCGGCTGCTGGGGTTCATCACCCTGCTGGTAGAAGAGTTTGGTGAACCCAGCGACGATACCTACTATTTGCCCTGGTCGTTGACCCATGCCCAAATCGGCAGCGCCATCGGCTCGACTCGCGTCACGGTGACGCGCCTGATGGGCAAGCTGCGACAGCGCGGGCTGATTCGCACCTATGGCGACAACCTGATTGCGATCCCCGCCGAATCGACCATGCTGCAAAAGCGCAACAGCGCTTCCTAGATTTTGGGTTAGGCGGTGCTGCTGTATCGATTCTCGATTTTGGATTTGCGATTTTGGATTGCCCGTCAAGCGTCTGCGGGGCTTTCAGAATTTCATTCGTAGCTCCGCTGAGGAGAATGGATATTAGACGTAGCTGCCACGCGCCGTCCTGCAAGGCTTTGATGGGTTTCGATGGCGCAAACGCATCGTATGGGAGAGCGATCGCACGATAAATTTGCGGCTGCCTCAGAAGCGCCACCTGCGGCGGTGTCAGCCATGTACCGACTGGAGGGACGGAGTTGGTGTATAAATTCCAGGTCTGTTGTTTCGGTGCCTGATCCGCCATGTCCAATTCTTTGCCCAACTCCCTGTCTGCGATCGCCCGTGCGCGAGATATTCGTTATTTCATGATTTCCTTCACCGACCTGTTTGGCGTGCAGCGGGCCAAGCTGGTGCCTGCCGAGAGCATTGATGCGATCGCCGCGAATGGGGCAGGCTTTGCTGGGTTTGCGGCCTGGCTGGATCAGTCGCCGGCCGACCCGGACATTCTGGCATTTCCTGACGTAGATCGGCTGTTTCAGCTTTCCTGGCGGCCAGACGTGGCGTGGCTGCCCGCCGACCTGCACCAGGTTGATGGCCAGCCGCTAGAGCAAGCGCCGCGCCTGGTGCTAAAGCGGGTGATTCAGCAGGCGGCGGAGATGGGGCTGCGGGTAAAAACGGGCGTGGAGTGCGAATATTTTCTGCTGTCGCCCAGCGGGGAGGAGATTTCCGATGCGGGCGATCGCCAGAGCAAGCCCTGCTATGACCAGCAGGCTCTGATGCGCCGCTATGACGTAATTCGCGAAATCTGCGACAGCATGATTGCCCTCGGCTGGGGGCCCTATCAAAACGACCACGAAGATGCCAACGGTCAGTTTGAAATGAACTGGACTTACGACGATGCGCTCGTCACCGCCGACCGTCAGGCGTTTTTCAAATACATGGTCAAGTCCATTGCCGAAAAACACGGGCTGCGGGCTACCTTCATGCCCAAGCCCTTTGCCCACCTGACGGGCAACGGCTGCCACGTCCATGTTTCAGTCTGGAACAGTGCTGGAGACACCAACCTGTTTGCCGACCCAGAGGGCGAACTGGGGCTATCGCCGCTGGCCTACCAGTTTCTCGGCGGCGTGCTGCATTCTGCTGAGGCACTATGTGCGATCGCCAATCCCACGGTCAACTCCTACAAGCGCATCAACGCGCCCGTCACCAACTCTGGGGCCACCTGGTCGCCCAACACCGTCAGCTACAGCGGCAACAACCGCACCCACATGATCCGCATTCCCGAACCCGGTCGGTTTGAGCTGCGGCTGGCCGATGGCGC contains:
- a CDS encoding DUF4278 domain-containing protein, which encodes MNLSYRGIKYEANVPAVATVSGKVIGKYRGVELHAQVKKEQ
- the glnT gene encoding type III glutamate--ammonia ligase, producing MSNSLPNSLSAIARARDIRYFMISFTDLFGVQRAKLVPAESIDAIAANGAGFAGFAAWLDQSPADPDILAFPDVDRLFQLSWRPDVAWLPADLHQVDGQPLEQAPRLVLKRVIQQAAEMGLRVKTGVECEYFLLSPSGEEISDAGDRQSKPCYDQQALMRRYDVIREICDSMIALGWGPYQNDHEDANGQFEMNWTYDDALVTADRQAFFKYMVKSIAEKHGLRATFMPKPFAHLTGNGCHVHVSVWNSAGDTNLFADPEGELGLSPLAYQFLGGVLHSAEALCAIANPTVNSYKRINAPVTNSGATWSPNTVSYSGNNRTHMIRIPEPGRFELRLADGAANPYLLPAALIAAGLDGIAQKRDPGPRYDNNSYTEPLPPGTVPQLPLYLLEALRRFEASPVLPQALGSAFTQAYLKLQRQAWNEYSAHISTWERETTLDC
- a CDS encoding Crp/Fnr family transcriptional regulator, with the translated sequence MYSVSSQADSSRPFLTWQRILDWAQEHYRTRTFAKDEKIPARPGLLYLVQRGAVRLVGEAQVSANGNSSRLPRINSEEAFLGFVGAGQPFEIVAQSPFTLQAFAHVEQTSVIWLYWHDLDNWPHFRREVLDAFRLQHQRKLLWLSTLGQRRTIDRLLGFITLLVEEFGEPSDDTYYLPWSLTHAQIGSAIGSTRVTVTRLMGKLRQRGLIRTYGDNLIAIPAESTMLQKRNSAS
- a CDS encoding MoaD/ThiS family protein; amino-acid sequence: MSDPTVTVTIKLFAAYQEAYGMPELVLALPQGATVAEVCDRLLQEHPELDQWRSLTRFGVNYQFVAPDWVLQDGDEVVLIPPVSGG